The Bos indicus x Bos taurus breed Angus x Brahman F1 hybrid chromosome 3, Bos_hybrid_MaternalHap_v2.0, whole genome shotgun sequence genome includes a window with the following:
- the LOC113890547 gene encoding olfactory receptor 12-like, with product MSPYGNGNLSVMPLQEFVLDGFQTQALLFALFLALYVVAVLGNLTMIVVITLDAHLHSPMYFFLKNLSFVDLCYSSVIYPKALANFLSSSKVITFAGCATQFFFFSMVGTTEAFLLAVMAYDRLVAICSPLCYPISMRPSVCARLVLGTYCGGCVNSILQTSFTFSLQFCSSNHIDHFFCDVPPLLKLACADTTINELVMFGLCGVIIVGTILMILISYGYVTVTILKMRSGGGRHKLFSTCGSHLTAVSIYYGTVFVMYAQPGAVEIVEQGMVVSVFYTLVIPMLNPLIYSLRNKEVKDALWRLGQKHTAT from the coding sequence ATGTCACCCTATGGAAATGGAAACCTTTCAGTGATGCCTTTGCAGGAGTTTGTACTGGATGGATTTCAGACCCAGGCCCTGCTGTTTGCTCTTTTCCTGGCCCTATACGTGGTGGCTGTCCTGGGGAACCTCACGATGATCGTGGTCATCACCCTGGATGCCCATCTGCACTCCccaatgtacttcttcctcaagAACCTCTCCTTTGTGGACTTGTGCTACTCATCTGTCATCTACCCCAAAGCCCTGGCCAACTTCCTGTCCTCCTCCAAGGTCATCACCTTTGCAGGATGTGCCACTCAGTTCTTCTTCTTCTCCATGGTGGGCACCACTGAGGCATTCCTCTTGgccgtgatggcctatgaccgcttaGTGGCCATCTGCAGCCCCCTGTGCTACCCCATCTCCATGCGCCCTTCGGTGTGTGCCCGCTTGGTGTTGGGCACATACTGTGGGGGCTGTGTCAACTCCATTCTTCAGACCAGCTTCACATTCAGCCTCCAATTCTGCAGCTCCAACCACATTGaccacttcttctgtgatgtGCCGCCTCTGCTCAAGCTTGCCTGTGCTGACACTACCATCAATGAGCTGGTCATGTTTGGCCTTTGTGGGGTCATAATTGTGGGCACGATACTCATGATCCTCATCTCCTATGGCTACGTCACAGTGACCATCCTGAAGATGCGATCAGGAGGAGGGAGACACAAGCTCTTCTCCACCTGCGGCTCCCACTTGACAGCCGTGTCCATCTATTATGGGACAGTTTTTGTCATGTATGCCCAGCCAGGAGCTGTGGAGATCGTGGAGCAGGGCATGGTGGTCTCTGTCTTCTACACTCTGGTCATCCCAATGCTCAACCCCCtcatctacagtctgagaaaCAAGGAGGTGAAGGATGCCCTGTGGAGACTGGGCCAGAAGCACACAGCCACGTGA
- the LOC113890545 gene encoding olfactory receptor 12-like, which translates to MSPHRNGNLSVMPLQEFVLDGFGGGPQTQALLFALFLVLYLVAILGNLTMIVVITLDACLHSPVYFFLKNLSFLDLCYSSVIYPSALTDLLSSSKVITLGGCITQFIFISLLLTTEGFLLAVMAYDRFMAICSPLLTLRYPITMCPSVCAHLMLDCYCGGCLSSILQTILHSITFSLPFCSSNHIDHFLCDVPPLLKLACADTTINELVLFSICGLIIVGTTLMVLTSYGYITVTILRMRSGGGRHKLFSTCGSHMTAVCLFYGTLFVMYAQPGAVESMEQGKVVSVFYTLVVLMLNPLIYSLRNKEVKDGLRRLGQKHTAT; encoded by the exons ATGTCACCCCACAGAAATGGAAACCTCTCAGTGATGCCTCTGCAGGAATTTGTGCTGGATGGGTTTGGGGGTGGCCCACAGACCCAGGCCCTGCTGTTTGCTCTGTTCCTTGTTCTGTACTTGGTGGCCATCCTGGGGAACCTCACCATGATCGTGGTCATCACGCTGGATGCCTGTCTGCACTCCCCAGTGTACTTCTTCCTCAAGAACCTCTCCTTCCTGGACCTATGCTATTCATCTGTCATCTACC cctcggcactcACTGACCTCCTTTCCTCTTCCAAGGTCATCACCTTAGGGGGATGTATCACCCAGTTCATCTTCATCTCCCTGCTCCTCACCACTGAGGGATTCCTCTTggctgtgatggcctatgaccgcttcaTGGCCATCTGCAGCCCCCtact cacccTACGCTACCCCATCACCATGTGCCCCTCGGTCTGTGCCCACCTGATGCTGGATTGCTACTGCGGGGGCTGCCTCAGCTCCATCCTGCAGACCATCCTGCACTCCATCACATTCAGCCTCCCGTTCTGCAGCTCCAACCACATTGACCACTTCCTGTGTGATGTCCCTCCATTGCTCAAACTTGCCTGTGCTGACACTACCATCAATGAGCTGGTCTTGTTTAGCATTTGTGGTCTCATCATCGTGGGCACCACACTCATGGTCCTCACCTCCTATGGCTACATCACAGTGACCATCCTGAGGATGCGCTCAGGAGGAGGGAGACACAAGCTCTTCTCCACCTGTGGCTCCCACATGACAGCTGTGTGTCTCTTTTATGGGACTCTTTTTGTCATGTATGCCCAGCCGGGAGCTGTGGAGTCCATGGAGCAAGGCAAGGTGGTCTCTGTCTTCTACACCTTGGTCGTCCTGATGCTCAACCCCCtcatctacagtctgagaaaCAAGGAGGTAAAGGATGGCCTGAGGAGACTGGGGCAGAAACACACAGCCACGTGA